Below is a genomic region from Billgrantia tianxiuensis.
TGTGCGAACGCCCGGAGCGCGTCGTGGGCATGCACTTCTTCAACCCGGTGCCGGTGCTCAAGCTGGTCGAGGTGATCCGCGCCGAACAGACCTCTGATGCCACCGTGGCCCGCATCGAGGAACTGACCCGGCAGCTCGGCAAGACGCCGGTAGCTATCGCCGACTCACCCGGATTCGCCGTCAACCGCCTGCTGATCCCGATGATCAACGAAGCGGCCTTTCTGCTCCAAGAGGGCGCCGCCAGCGCCGAGGACATCGATCAGTCGATGAAACTCGGTGCCGCCCACCCCATGGGCCCGCTACAGCTTGCCGACCTGATCGGCCTGGACGTTTGCCTGGCGATCATGGAGGTGCTGCAGGAGGGCTTCGGCGATCCCAAGTATCGCCCCTGCCCGCTGCTCCGACGCATGGTCGCGGCCGGCTATCTGGGGCGGAAGTCAGGACGCGGCTTCCACATCTACCAGTAAGCGACGATTCACTACTGCGCTCGACCAAGAAAGGATTGCCGACCAACCAAGCGTTCGCTAGGGTTGGTCGGTATCGTCCAGACAACAAGCAAGGAGCCCCACATGAGCGAAAAGCTGATCGAGGTGGTCGACAATGCCGGCGTCGTGCGCCTGACCATCAACCGCCCCAAGGCGCTGAACGCCCTCAACAGCGCGGTGCTCACCGAGCTGGAAGCGGTACTCACCGAACTCGAACAGCGCAATGACCTGCGCGCGGTGCTGATCACCGGGGCGGGGAGAAATCCTTCGTGGCCGGCGCCGACATCACCGAGATGCGCGAGAAGACCCCGGAAGAAGCGCGCGCCTTCGCCAGCCAGGCCCTGCGCACCATCAAGCGACTGGAGACCCTCCCGGTGCCGGTGGTCGCCCTGGTCAACGGGTTTTGTCTTGGCGGCGGCTGCGAA
It encodes:
- a CDS encoding 3-hydroxybutyryl-CoA dehydrogenase, with product MSQRTIGVVGAGTMGQGIAQVLITGGFPVQLYDVADEQLGRAQAAIDKGLGKLVAKEKLGEAEKGEAMARLELTTSLEALRGCEVIVEAAPEQPALKEKLFRDLSRLSHDAILASNTSSLSLTRLAAVCERPERVVGMHFFNPVPVLKLVEVIRAEQTSDATVARIEELTRQLGKTPVAIADSPGFAVNRLLIPMINEAAFLLQEGAASAEDIDQSMKLGAAHPMGPLQLADLIGLDVCLAIMEVLQEGFGDPKYRPCPLLRRMVAAGYLGRKSGRGFHIYQ